The Pseudomonas sp. TH06 genome has a window encoding:
- a CDS encoding ABC transporter permease: MISLHLKKLPATREISLLILAYLYLPILVLIVYSFNANRSATVWTEFSFAWYGRILANPSIQTAALNSLIVATIATVCATAIALLAALATYRPFYGQKMVEGGINLPLILPEIVTAVATLLLFMALGIKLGLLTVIVAHIGFCIPFAYLPIRARLNDLDKSLLEAANDLYANPWQVFRRVTLPLLWPAVLSGAVLAFVVSLDDFIMTFFVAGPGSTTLPVYIFSAIKAGVTPEINAISTLMLVISIVLVVLAFWLGQRGKQQ; the protein is encoded by the coding sequence ATGATTTCCCTGCACCTGAAAAAACTCCCGGCGACCCGCGAAATCAGCCTGCTGATCCTCGCCTATCTGTACCTGCCGATCCTCGTGTTGATCGTCTACAGCTTCAACGCCAACCGCTCGGCGACGGTGTGGACGGAGTTTTCGTTCGCTTGGTACGGGCGGATTCTGGCCAACCCGTCGATCCAGACGGCGGCGCTGAATTCGCTCATCGTTGCGACCATCGCCACGGTCTGCGCCACGGCCATCGCGCTGCTGGCGGCACTGGCGACGTACCGGCCGTTTTACGGACAGAAAATGGTCGAGGGCGGGATCAACCTGCCGCTGATCCTGCCGGAAATCGTCACGGCAGTGGCGACGCTGCTGCTGTTCATGGCGCTGGGGATCAAGCTCGGTTTGCTGACAGTGATCGTTGCGCACATCGGCTTCTGCATTCCGTTCGCGTATCTGCCGATCCGTGCGCGACTCAACGATCTGGACAAGAGTTTGCTGGAGGCGGCGAACGATCTGTACGCCAATCCGTGGCAGGTGTTCCGCCGTGTGACCTTGCCACTGCTGTGGCCGGCGGTGTTGTCCGGTGCGGTGCTGGCGTTCGTGGTCAGCCTCGACGATTTCATCATGACCTTCTTCGTTGCCGGCCCCGGTTCGACGACGTTGCCGGTGTACATCTTCTCGGCAATCAAGGCTGGCGTGACCCCGGAGATCAACGCGATCTCGACGCTGATGCTGGTGATTTCCATCGTGCTGGTGGTGCTGGCCTTCTGGCTGGGCCAACGCGGCAAACAACAATAA
- a CDS encoding extracellular solute-binding protein encodes MNIKNMRLAVSGLALSCFTAFSAHAAEPKELFFYNWTDYYPVDLLAKFEKETGIKVTMDGYDSNETLLAKLQAGGAAYDVIVPSQSIMQTLIKQDLLMEIDTPTLSNFQYVKGPFRDPSFDPGRKFSAPYLWGTTGFSYDSARVPGGKLDDSWKEFFEPRKELQGQLAALDTSSSVINAASHYLNVDECSENPQDAKRILELLQKQKPFLKMYSSDNTVDRMASGEVIMMQNWNGSTARATLQKSTIKYVYPREGLAMFQDNFAVPKSAPHPGNAKIFIDWMMKPENAAAVSNAIAYANGIQSDQLLDAKWKVMDAINMPDEYASRLRPEKECSNKARELQDRIWSKLKG; translated from the coding sequence ATGAACATCAAAAACATGCGTTTGGCTGTGTCCGGTCTGGCCCTCAGTTGTTTCACCGCGTTCAGCGCTCACGCCGCCGAGCCCAAGGAGTTGTTCTTCTACAACTGGACCGATTACTACCCGGTGGACCTGTTGGCCAAGTTCGAAAAGGAGACCGGGATCAAGGTCACCATGGATGGCTACGACAGCAACGAAACCCTGCTCGCCAAATTGCAGGCCGGCGGCGCCGCGTATGACGTGATCGTGCCGTCGCAGTCGATCATGCAGACGTTGATCAAACAGGATCTGCTAATGGAGATCGACACGCCGACCCTGAGCAATTTCCAGTACGTCAAAGGGCCGTTTCGCGACCCGAGTTTCGACCCCGGCCGCAAGTTTTCGGCACCGTATCTGTGGGGCACCACCGGGTTCTCCTACGACAGTGCGCGGGTGCCGGGGGGCAAACTGGATGATTCGTGGAAAGAGTTCTTCGAACCGCGCAAAGAGCTGCAAGGCCAACTCGCCGCGCTCGATACGTCAAGCAGCGTGATCAACGCCGCCAGCCATTATCTGAACGTCGACGAATGCAGCGAAAATCCGCAGGACGCCAAGCGCATTCTCGAACTGCTACAAAAGCAGAAACCGTTCCTGAAGATGTACAGCTCGGACAACACCGTCGACCGCATGGCCTCGGGCGAAGTGATCATGATGCAGAACTGGAACGGCTCGACCGCCCGGGCGACGTTACAGAAGAGCACGATCAAGTACGTCTATCCGCGTGAAGGCCTGGCGATGTTCCAGGACAACTTCGCCGTGCCGAAAAGCGCACCGCACCCGGGCAACGCGAAGATCTTCATCGACTGGATGATGAAGCCGGAAAACGCCGCGGCTGTGTCCAATGCCATCGCCTATGCCAACGGGATTCAGAGCGACCAGTTGCTCGATGCGAAATGGAAAGTCATGGACGCCATCAACATGCCCGACGAATACGCCTCGCGCCTGCGCCCGGAGAAGGAATGCAGCAACAAAGCGCGCGAGCTGCAGGACCGGATCTGGTCGAAGCTCAAGGGTTGA
- a CDS encoding amidohydrolase family protein: MTQPHWLRNVRPYGALAEDLLIENGRFTQRRPASNASLTATDIDGQNQLLTAPLVESHVHLDKTLYGQPWRPNSAGPTLKDYISNERRILREVTAPIAERAGALLENCIARGSLTMRCHVDIDPEFGLRHVEAMQQLRESYKDLIDLQLVVFPQTGLISRPGTAELMREAMALGVENVGGLDPCGIDNDPIAQLDFVFKLAAEFGRGVDIHLHDKGELGLWQIARIADYTERFNLQNRVMISHAYCLGMLPWSQVKPLAERLAALGISLMSSAPADCAVPPFLALREAGVNVCLGSDGIRDAWSPMGNGDMLERAMLLAFRFDLGKDEELAAAFAAATVNGARALGIEGYGFDIGGPADFLLMPVETLGEAVVSRPLRQVYRSGELIASGGRLLVSRL; this comes from the coding sequence ATGACCCAGCCACACTGGCTACGCAACGTACGCCCCTACGGCGCCCTCGCCGAAGACCTGCTGATCGAAAACGGCCGCTTCACTCAACGCCGCCCAGCCTCCAACGCGTCGCTGACAGCCACCGACATCGACGGCCAGAACCAGCTGCTCACCGCCCCTTTGGTGGAAAGCCACGTCCACCTCGACAAGACCCTCTACGGCCAACCGTGGCGCCCGAACAGTGCCGGGCCGACGCTCAAGGACTACATCAGCAACGAACGCCGCATTCTCCGTGAAGTAACAGCACCGATCGCCGAACGCGCCGGCGCGCTGCTGGAAAACTGCATCGCCCGTGGTTCGCTGACCATGCGCTGCCACGTCGACATCGACCCGGAGTTCGGCCTGCGCCACGTCGAGGCCATGCAGCAATTGCGCGAGAGCTACAAAGACCTGATTGATCTGCAACTGGTGGTGTTCCCGCAGACCGGCCTGATCAGTCGCCCCGGCACCGCCGAACTGATGCGCGAAGCGATGGCGCTGGGCGTGGAAAACGTCGGTGGGCTCGACCCGTGTGGCATCGACAACGATCCCATCGCGCAGCTGGATTTCGTCTTCAAACTGGCGGCTGAATTTGGCCGTGGCGTCGACATTCACCTGCATGACAAAGGTGAACTGGGCCTGTGGCAGATCGCGCGGATTGCCGATTACACCGAGCGCTTCAACCTGCAAAACCGAGTGATGATCAGCCACGCCTACTGCCTGGGCATGTTGCCGTGGAGTCAGGTCAAACCGCTGGCTGAGCGTCTGGCGGCGCTGGGGATTTCGCTGATGAGTTCCGCCCCGGCCGATTGCGCCGTTCCACCGTTTCTGGCGCTGCGCGAGGCCGGCGTCAACGTTTGTCTCGGTTCCGATGGCATTCGCGATGCGTGGTCGCCGATGGGCAATGGCGACATGCTTGAGCGAGCGATGTTGCTGGCGTTTCGTTTTGACTTGGGCAAGGACGAAGAACTGGCGGCGGCGTTTGCAGCAGCCACGGTCAACGGTGCCCGGGCGTTGGGTATCGAGGGATATGGTTTCGACATCGGCGGGCCTGCGGATTTCCTGCTGATGCCCGTCGAGACGCTCGGTGAGGCGGTGGTGTCGCGGCCACTGCGTCAGGTTTATCGCAGCGGTGAGCTGATCGCCAGCGGTGGCCGTTTGCTGGTCAGCCGTCTGTGA
- a CDS encoding amidohydrolase family protein, translating to MKRIGLKATCVVGFDGTRHVLWRDGEVVFCGSRIEFVGRGYAGPVDQWIDYGNALVGPGFIDLDALGDLDSTVLTLDNGDERAMGRMWSAEYLARGPHETFSADEEVFKYRYAFTQLIRNGITTAMPITSMYYREWAETYDEFAAVAGVAGELGLRTYLGPCYMSGMSYWHSDGSLGHHWDEARGLAGLDAAERFFKDYDGAHNGLIRGALLPDRIQTCTPALLQRTAALSRELNAPMRLHCCQALSEVAMVEQLRGATPLAWLQQLDLLTPRSLLPHGIYTAGADDLQRVIDGGASLVHCPLVFARDGEALNSFGRYRAKGINFALGTDTWPADLLENMRHGLNIARLMEGGSSLTSSLDLYNAATLGGAQALGRADLGRLAPGAKADITVFNLRGLHLGPLFDPLKNLLLAGRGDDCIASYIDGRCVMHDGQVSGVDYPVLQRQAQRQYEKLLRSHSDRAFARPDWKTLFQPAIPFADDYSAEAPLSAIDPLL from the coding sequence GTGAAACGCATCGGCTTGAAAGCCACTTGCGTGGTCGGCTTCGACGGCACGCGGCATGTGCTGTGGCGTGACGGTGAAGTGGTGTTTTGCGGATCGCGGATCGAGTTTGTCGGGCGCGGATATGCGGGGCCAGTGGACCAGTGGATTGATTACGGCAACGCCCTGGTCGGCCCGGGTTTCATTGACCTGGACGCCCTCGGCGACCTCGATTCCACGGTACTCACCCTCGACAACGGCGATGAGCGCGCCATGGGCCGCATGTGGTCGGCGGAGTATCTGGCCCGTGGCCCACACGAGACGTTCAGCGCAGACGAAGAAGTTTTCAAATATCGCTACGCCTTCACCCAATTGATCCGCAACGGCATCACCACGGCCATGCCGATCACCTCGATGTACTACCGCGAGTGGGCGGAAACCTACGACGAATTTGCCGCCGTTGCCGGGGTTGCTGGCGAACTCGGACTGCGCACTTATCTGGGTCCCTGCTACATGAGCGGCATGAGTTACTGGCATTCCGACGGCAGCCTCGGCCATCACTGGGATGAGGCGCGTGGACTGGCCGGGCTCGATGCTGCCGAACGCTTTTTCAAGGATTACGATGGCGCGCACAACGGTTTGATTCGCGGCGCATTGTTGCCCGATCGGATTCAGACCTGCACCCCGGCGTTGCTGCAACGCACTGCCGCGTTGAGCCGCGAACTGAATGCGCCGATGCGCCTGCATTGCTGTCAGGCGCTCAGTGAAGTGGCCATGGTCGAACAGTTGCGCGGCGCCACACCGCTGGCCTGGTTGCAACAACTGGACTTGCTCACGCCGCGCAGCCTGTTACCCCACGGCATCTACACCGCAGGCGCCGATGATCTGCAACGAGTCATCGACGGCGGCGCCAGTCTGGTGCATTGCCCGCTGGTATTCGCCCGTGACGGCGAGGCGCTGAACTCGTTCGGGCGCTATCGGGCCAAGGGCATCAACTTCGCCCTCGGCACCGATACTTGGCCGGCGGATCTGCTGGAAAACATGCGCCACGGCCTGAACATTGCGCGGTTGATGGAGGGCGGTTCTTCGCTGACCAGCAGCCTCGACCTGTACAACGCCGCCACCCTCGGTGGCGCGCAGGCGTTGGGGCGTGCTGACCTCGGACGTCTGGCCCCCGGCGCCAAAGCCGACATCACCGTATTCAATTTGCGCGGCCTGCATCTGGGGCCGCTGTTCGATCCACTGAAAAACCTGCTGCTGGCCGGGCGCGGCGATGACTGCATCGCCAGTTACATCGACGGTCGCTGCGTGATGCACGACGGCCAGGTCAGCGGCGTCGACTACCCCGTCCTGCAACGCCAGGCCCAACGCCAATACGAAAAACTGCTGCGCAGCCACAGCGACCGGGCCTTTGCCCGACCGGACTGGAAAACCCTGTTCCAGCCGGCCATTCCGTTCGCCGATGACTACAGCGCCGAAGCGCCGTTGAGCGCAATCGATCCCCTTCTTTAG
- a CDS encoding flavin reductase family protein has protein sequence MHSFDFSQLSPREKYKILIGSVVPRPIALVTTIDGEGRVNAAPFSFFNALSADPPILALGVENYGDQSPKDTTRNIQLNQEFTVNIVSDALVEAMNVCAVPFAPGFDELTAAGLTAIPGTTVKCPRIGEAPVALECRRMMALNIGQSREIIFGEVLMAHVRDELIDPKTLYIDQLGLDAIGRMGGHGYARTRDYFDLPTRSLQAWTEAPGGGERFWPESK, from the coding sequence ATGCACAGTTTCGACTTCAGCCAACTCAGCCCACGGGAAAAATACAAAATCCTGATCGGCAGCGTCGTGCCTCGGCCGATTGCACTGGTCACCACCATTGATGGCGAAGGCCGGGTCAATGCCGCGCCGTTCAGCTTCTTCAATGCGCTGTCGGCGGACCCGCCGATCCTCGCGCTGGGTGTGGAGAATTACGGCGATCAGAGCCCGAAAGACACCACGCGCAATATCCAGTTGAATCAGGAATTCACCGTGAACATCGTCAGCGACGCGCTGGTGGAGGCGATGAATGTCTGCGCCGTGCCGTTCGCGCCGGGCTTCGATGAACTGACCGCTGCGGGTCTGACGGCGATCCCCGGCACCACGGTCAAATGTCCGCGCATCGGTGAAGCGCCGGTAGCACTGGAGTGTCGACGGATGATGGCGCTGAACATCGGTCAATCGCGGGAAATCATTTTTGGCGAGGTGTTGATGGCGCATGTGCGCGATGAGTTGATCGACCCGAAAACGCTGTACATCGATCAGTTGGGCCTGGATGCCATCGGGCGCATGGGTGGCCATGGTTACGCGCGAACACGCGATTACTTCGATTTGCCGACCCGCTCATTGCAAGCGTGGACGGAAGCGCCGGGCGGTGGCGAACGCTTTTGGCCAGAGTCAAAATAA
- a CDS encoding DUF799 domain-containing protein, with protein sequence MISRTLKLLAAGLALTVLGGCVAPKTVDYSAYKQARPKSILVLPPLNTSPDVKASYSLLSQVTFPLAEAGYYVLPITLVDETFRQNGLTTPDDIHQAPANKLKEIFGADAALYITVTEYGTRYMVISSETAVTATAKLVDLKTGTTLWTGSARASSEEGNNNGGGGLIGMLITAAVKQIINSSTDAGYPIAGVASNRLLSAGHPAGLLYGPRSPKYGTD encoded by the coding sequence ATGATCTCCCGCACCCTGAAGCTGCTGGCCGCTGGCCTGGCGCTGACCGTTCTCGGTGGCTGTGTCGCACCGAAAACCGTGGACTATTCGGCGTACAAACAAGCGCGTCCGAAGTCCATTCTGGTGCTGCCGCCGCTGAACACCTCGCCGGACGTCAAGGCGTCGTACAGCCTGTTGTCGCAGGTGACGTTCCCGCTGGCCGAGGCTGGTTACTATGTGCTGCCGATTACCCTGGTTGACGAGACGTTCCGCCAGAACGGCCTGACCACCCCGGATGACATCCATCAGGCTCCGGCGAACAAGCTGAAGGAAATCTTCGGCGCCGACGCTGCGCTGTACATCACCGTGACCGAATACGGTACGCGTTACATGGTGATCAGCAGCGAAACGGCGGTGACGGCGACGGCGAAACTGGTTGACCTGAAAACCGGCACGACGCTGTGGACCGGTTCGGCGCGGGCGTCGAGCGAAGAGGGCAACAACAACGGTGGCGGCGGCCTGATCGGCATGCTGATCACGGCGGCGGTGAAGCAGATCATCAACAGCTCCACCGATGCCGGTTATCCGATTGCCGGCGTGGCGAGCAATCGCCTGTTGTCGGCGGGGCATCCAGCGGGCCTGCTGTATGGGCCGCGTTCGCCGAAATACGGCACGGATTAA
- a CDS encoding DUF4810 domain-containing protein has product MNSILSRSLLALTLAASALLAGCSSPQTLYQWEGYQPQVYEYFKSETPKEAQAEALEADLQKIRASGKAVPPGYHAHLALLYLSMGKDDQMVQQLRTEKTLFPESGTYMDFLLKNAKTGDAQ; this is encoded by the coding sequence ATGAATTCGATTTTGTCGCGGTCGCTGCTGGCCCTGACGCTGGCCGCCAGCGCCTTGCTGGCCGGTTGCAGCAGCCCGCAAACCCTGTACCAGTGGGAAGGCTACCAGCCGCAGGTTTACGAATACTTCAAAAGCGAAACGCCGAAAGAAGCCCAGGCCGAAGCGCTGGAAGCCGATCTGCAAAAGATCCGCGCCAGTGGCAAGGCCGTTCCGCCGGGGTACCACGCACATCTCGCGCTGCTGTACCTGAGCATGGGCAAGGACGATCAGATGGTGCAGCAGTTGCGCACCGAAAAAACCTTGTTCCCTGAGTCCGGGACGTACATGGACTTTCTGCTGAAAAACGCCAAGACCGGAGACGCGCAATGA
- a CDS encoding CsgG/HfaB family protein, with product MISRMLVSGVAIAVLGTLATTLSGCATESSRALPVAKVESATQVWTGVRVPMAVGKFDNRSSYMRGIFSDGVDRLGGQAKTILITHLQQTNRFSVLDRDNMGEIQQEAAIKGQAQRLKGADFVVTGDVTEFGRKETGDHQLFGILGRGKTQVAYAKVNLNIVNISTSEVVYSTQGAGEYALSNREIIGFGGTAAYDSTLNGKVLDLAMREAINRLVDGMNAGAWKTGN from the coding sequence ATGATCTCCCGGATGTTGGTCTCAGGCGTTGCCATCGCCGTGCTCGGCACGCTGGCCACCACGCTTTCCGGCTGCGCCACCGAAAGCTCCCGCGCATTGCCGGTGGCCAAGGTGGAAAGCGCCACGCAAGTCTGGACCGGCGTGCGCGTGCCAATGGCCGTGGGCAAGTTCGACAACCGCTCGAGCTACATGCGCGGGATCTTCTCCGATGGCGTCGATCGTCTCGGCGGTCAGGCCAAGACCATCCTGATCACGCATTTGCAACAGACCAACCGTTTCTCCGTGCTCGATCGCGACAACATGGGCGAAATCCAGCAGGAAGCGGCGATCAAGGGTCAGGCCCAGCGTCTCAAAGGCGCCGATTTCGTGGTCACCGGTGACGTCACCGAGTTCGGCCGCAAAGAGACCGGCGATCACCAGTTGTTCGGCATTCTCGGTCGCGGCAAGACACAGGTGGCCTACGCCAAGGTCAACCTGAACATCGTCAATATCAGCACTTCCGAAGTGGTGTATTCGACCCAGGGCGCCGGCGAGTACGCCTTGTCCAACCGCGAAATCATCGGCTTCGGCGGCACCGCTGCCTACGATTCGACCCTCAACGGCAAAGTCCTCGATCTGGCCATGCGCGAGGCGATCAATCGTCTGGTCGATGGCATGAACGCCGGTGCCTGGAAAACGGGCAACTGA
- a CDS encoding error-prone DNA polymerase produces the protein MAAGLVCMNPDYAELHCLSNFSFQRGASSALELFQRAKKHGYQALAITDECTLAGIVRAWQAAKSVELPLIIGSEIRIDNGPKLVLLVENLEGYQALCGLITRARRRTQKGQYQVLREDFSEALPGLLVLWVPDSVDDLEEGRWLKQTFGERLWLAVQLHRGQDDQRRLAMLLSLAAELQIPAVASGDVHMHARGRRALQDTMTAIRHHVPVAEAGLRLHPNGERHLRSVEVLRELYPQALLEASVNLARRCTFDLGDLRYQYPKELVPEGYSGSSWLRSLTKEGIAWRWKKGAPFKVLRQINKELKLIAELGYESYFLTVHDVVRFARTQQILCQGRGSAANSAVCFALGITEIDPDRTTLLFERFMSKERNEPPDIDVDFEHERREEVLQYVFRRYGRHRAALTAVVSTYHAAGAVRDVAKALGLPPDQINALADCCGHWSDETPPVARLLEGGFDPDSPVLRRVLSLTGQLIGFPRHLSQHPGGFVISEQPLDTLVPVENAAMADRTIIQWDKDDLDAVGLLKVDILALGMLSAIRRCFDLLSRHRNMDLSLATIPSEDKPTYEMISRADTIGVFQIESRAQMSMLPRLKPAKFYDLVIEVAIVRPGPIQGGMVHPYLRRRNKEEKETYPSPELKVVLERTLGVPLFQEQVMQIAIVAADYSPGEADQLRRSMAAWKRHGGLEPHKERLAAGMKKNGYTPEFAAQIFEQIKGFGSYGFPESHAASFALLTYASCWLKCHEPAAFACALINSWPMGFYSPDQILQDARRHQLQIRPVDVRASDWDCSLETTTAAQPAIRMGLRMIKGFREDDARRIEAARARGAFADVADLGERAALDSRAQALLADSGALRGLAGHRHRARWEVAGVQKQLGLFAGLPSQEEPDVVLPKPSVGEDLHADYTTVGTTLGPHPLALLRGELKARRCRSSQELLDVEHGRPVSIAGLVTGRQRPGTASGVTFVTLEDEFGNVNVVVWRDLAERQRQVLVGSQLLKVDGRWEREGEVRHLIAGRLSDLSPLLNGIRVQSRDFH, from the coding sequence GTGGCTGCAGGGCTGGTTTGCATGAACCCTGACTACGCCGAGCTGCACTGCCTGTCGAACTTCAGTTTCCAGCGCGGTGCGTCCAGTGCCCTGGAACTGTTTCAACGGGCGAAAAAGCACGGCTATCAGGCGCTGGCGATCACCGACGAATGCACGCTGGCCGGGATCGTTCGTGCCTGGCAAGCGGCGAAGTCGGTTGAGCTGCCGCTGATCATCGGCAGTGAAATCCGCATCGACAACGGCCCGAAACTGGTACTGCTGGTGGAGAACCTTGAGGGTTATCAAGCGCTGTGCGGTTTGATCACCCGCGCCCGGCGGCGTACGCAGAAAGGTCAGTATCAGGTGCTGCGCGAAGACTTCAGCGAAGCTCTGCCGGGATTATTGGTGTTGTGGGTGCCGGACTCGGTGGATGACCTGGAAGAGGGCCGTTGGCTGAAGCAAACCTTCGGCGAACGGCTGTGGCTGGCGGTACAACTGCATCGCGGGCAGGACGATCAGCGCCGGTTGGCGATGCTGCTGAGCCTGGCCGCCGAACTGCAGATTCCCGCCGTGGCCAGCGGCGATGTGCACATGCACGCCCGTGGCCGGCGTGCTCTGCAAGACACCATGACCGCGATCCGCCATCACGTACCGGTGGCCGAGGCCGGTTTGCGTCTGCATCCCAATGGCGAGCGGCACTTGCGCAGCGTCGAAGTGTTACGCGAGTTGTACCCGCAGGCCTTGCTGGAGGCATCGGTGAATCTGGCCCGGCGCTGCACTTTCGATCTGGGCGATCTGCGTTATCAGTATCCGAAAGAGCTGGTGCCCGAGGGGTACAGCGGCAGTTCGTGGCTGCGGAGCCTGACCAAAGAAGGCATTGCCTGGCGCTGGAAGAAAGGCGCCCCATTCAAGGTGCTGAGGCAGATCAACAAAGAGCTGAAGCTGATCGCCGAACTCGGCTACGAAAGCTACTTTCTCACCGTGCATGACGTGGTGCGCTTTGCCCGCACGCAACAGATCCTCTGTCAGGGCCGTGGCTCGGCGGCCAACTCGGCGGTGTGTTTTGCCTTGGGCATTACCGAAATCGACCCGGATCGCACGACGTTGCTGTTCGAACGGTTCATGTCGAAAGAGCGCAACGAGCCACCGGACATCGATGTCGACTTCGAACACGAACGCCGTGAAGAAGTCCTGCAATACGTGTTCCGTCGTTATGGTCGTCATCGCGCGGCGCTGACGGCGGTGGTCAGCACCTACCACGCCGCCGGGGCCGTGCGCGACGTGGCCAAGGCGCTGGGGCTGCCGCCGGATCAGATCAACGCATTGGCCGATTGCTGCGGCCACTGGAGTGATGAAACGCCGCCGGTGGCGCGCTTGCTCGAAGGCGGCTTCGACCCTGACAGCCCGGTGCTGCGCCGGGTCTTGAGCCTGACCGGGCAACTGATCGGCTTCCCCCGGCACCTGTCGCAACACCCCGGCGGCTTCGTGATTTCCGAGCAGCCGCTGGACACGCTGGTGCCGGTGGAGAACGCGGCAATGGCCGACCGCACGATCATTCAGTGGGACAAGGATGACCTCGACGCAGTCGGGCTGCTCAAGGTCGATATCCTCGCGCTGGGCATGCTCAGCGCGATCCGCCGCTGTTTCGACTTGCTGAGCCGCCATCGCAATATGGATCTGAGCCTGGCGACGATCCCGTCCGAAGACAAACCGACCTACGAGATGATCAGCCGCGCCGACACCATCGGTGTGTTCCAGATCGAATCGCGGGCGCAGATGTCGATGCTGCCACGCCTGAAACCGGCAAAGTTCTACGATCTGGTGATCGAAGTGGCCATCGTCCGCCCGGGGCCGATTCAGGGCGGCATGGTCCATCCGTACCTGCGCCGTCGGAACAAGGAAGAAAAGGAAACCTATCCGTCGCCAGAACTCAAGGTGGTGCTGGAAAGAACCCTCGGCGTGCCGCTGTTTCAGGAACAGGTGATGCAGATCGCCATTGTTGCCGCCGACTACAGCCCCGGCGAGGCCGATCAGCTGCGCCGCTCCATGGCGGCGTGGAAACGTCACGGCGGGCTTGAGCCGCACAAGGAGCGACTCGCCGCCGGCATGAAGAAAAACGGCTACACCCCCGAATTCGCCGCGCAGATCTTCGAGCAGATCAAGGGTTTCGGCAGTTACGGTTTTCCTGAATCCCACGCCGCCAGTTTCGCCTTGTTGACCTACGCCAGTTGCTGGCTCAAGTGCCACGAACCGGCGGCCTTCGCCTGTGCACTGATCAACAGTTGGCCGATGGGTTTCTACAGTCCCGACCAGATTTTGCAGGACGCACGTCGACATCAATTGCAGATTCGCCCGGTGGACGTGCGCGCCAGTGACTGGGATTGCAGTCTGGAAACCACCACGGCGGCGCAACCGGCGATCCGCATGGGCCTGCGCATGATCAAGGGTTTTCGCGAAGACGATGCCCGGCGCATCGAAGCGGCGCGGGCGCGTGGGGCGTTTGCCGACGTTGCCGATCTGGGCGAGCGCGCCGCACTCGACAGCCGGGCGCAAGCGTTGCTGGCGGATTCCGGAGCGTTGCGCGGCTTGGCCGGTCATCGTCACCGGGCACGCTGGGAAGTCGCCGGAGTGCAGAAACAATTGGGATTGTTTGCCGGATTGCCGAGTCAGGAAGAGCCTGATGTGGTGTTGCCAAAACCTAGCGTCGGCGAAGATCTGCACGCCGATTACACAACGGTGGGCACCACGTTGGGCCCACATCCGCTGGCGTTGTTGCGGGGCGAATTGAAGGCGCGCCGCTGCCGCAGTTCGCAGGAGTTGCTCGACGTCGAACACGGGCGGCCGGTGAGCATTGCCGGTCTGGTCACGGGCCGGCAACGACCGGGCACCGCCAGTGGCGTGACGTTCGTGACCCTCGAAGACGAATTCGGCAACGTCAACGTGGTGGTCTGGCGCGACCTGGCCGAGCGTCAGCGCCAGGTGCTGGTCGGCTCGCAACTGCTCAAGGTCGACGGGCGCTGGGAGCGCGAAGGCGAAGTGCGCCATCTGATCGCCGGACGCCTGAGCGACCTGAGCCCGCTGCTCAACGGCATCCGCGTACAGAGCCGCGACTTCCACTGA